In a genomic window of Wyeomyia smithii strain HCP4-BCI-WySm-NY-G18 chromosome 1, ASM2978416v1, whole genome shotgun sequence:
- the LOC129717489 gene encoding uncharacterized protein LOC129717489 has product MSANGNDLTGWVYVGNIMQRTEEEAIRRKFPGADTLIERCTNASYHPNKIALLKFSTREDQQQACSKDIGLLSKKRILVFALEWNWTFSPKTAVMVKNLDKRFEENILYDSFQVFGEVAVVLKPTFNYAYVAFSSPQSARKALEQRRMKDTIIEIFPLQRDIPMAQALPEEPFQTIKEKCQAFGLKYDSLVESQRQLLVTNIPRYADEDDVLQYLKQFGTIKEWKMFPSTYSVLTNNGLVIYETSAMSCAAYLHSNHFFQGVALEIYYTIITYNEIVSTQAVLLKNTSIYLTNEEIYTAFSLCGPIAYLHRADTRRRTIVRFQSAEAAQRALNVERIAEEDVFVSLYTEENYNATGALTDLPLKPSALRNGKQELVEILAVIEAQSLIETTQSFSYYNPQPEIYKNEVQVMNFPNEVALVDFRKHFLFHGLVEHVRYASVHGFSRQVAYLSFATGIEARRACSMNQTMMYGHRLVVFMACERLLFNPELTVLVTKLDDAVTDEMIYDRMNQHSPVKFVIRLRGNQAVVTFHKQSDPLDEKLHSAKHDSIVHLMAKLYSLQQAATVDEYLETLMPVTSAEDDAFESTLPEPNNELAKATSFEAPLRTVETGVFSATTEAAKAPIVGAPIPSLISNQRSVAPPRNKGNQQPIPPSSSWESVPFAMAFSNPLLAPATIVQHTPGILLPNVMMFAPPENTSQQELPPITPAMLMLMQKVETLMQHIPTFTNMPMTEQFHLINSIVNYIITRPNYFEIPQEARYAALLAGQHGFRYAHVLYRFTRAHALQLLSLIEADYVETVNKAMVQAEPAPETVPQLTDMEKIGLVAAVSEQFQQIPRLVEMNMTDKVNFLLGGFNGFKCAELFARLTPPQQIELIENLQLDYTPTVTDPPETTANAATSTPAAIQEVMPLTNNHKPPPPEPVPPVAPVINPALPFYSQPCNNYLYSQPLERHSKAEVLEPRPCRVSPDYRRPPVYDSRMAPRPRYPDRYRQRSPSRSSSDSEYGEPSSRHRRTRRRFTRSRSRSRSRSRCRDISRSRSRTRSPPRWSSSESETGESSIRNTKEPQPIVLVSHVDVHVSKEKLTEKLAQFGQVLSIIPSPSRNGWRRKIKRVYVEFDTYNQALQALALHLTLFRGHLLRVRFANQRRRSAQQMLYAVKVTYLDPRTVEPTVPRHELRVLERFRKHGPIVDLYSRDILNYMVVFKHITSVTTALKEDYMRRDVKCVVTRMSNVDSN; this is encoded by the exons ATGAGTG CCAATGGCAACGATCTCACCGGTTGGGTGTACGTTGGAAACATCATGCAGCGAACGGAAGAAGAAGCAATTCGTCGAAAATTTCCAGGAGCAGATACTTTGATTGAGAGGTGTACAAACGCAAGTTACCACCCGAACAAAATCGCTCTGCTGAAGTTTTCGACCCGCGAAGATCAGCAGCAAGCATGTTCGAAGGATATTGGTTTACTCTCGAAGAAGCGCATCCTGGTCTTCGCGCTCGAATGGAACTGGACTTTTAGCCCGAAAACAGCAGTTATGGTCAAAAATTTAGATAAGC gttttgaagaaaatatattaTACGATTCATTCCAAGTATTCGGTGAAGTTGCCGTTGTCCTAAAACCTACCTTCAACTACGCGTACGTTGCTTTCAGCAGTCCTCAGTCAGCTCGTAAGGCGCTCGAGCAGAGACGAATGAAAGATACGATTATAGAAATTTTTCCTCTGCAACGGGATATTCCAATGGCTCAAGCTCTGCCTGAAGAACCGTTTCAGACTATTAAAGAAAAATGTCAGG CATTCGGTTTGAAGTACGATAGCTTAGTTGAATCCCAAAGGCAAC tactaGTCACCAACATTCCTCGTTACGCAGATGAAGATGATGTGCTGCAATATCTCAAACAGTTCGGAACCATCAAAGAGTGGAAAATGTTCCCATCTACCTATTCGGTTCTTACTAACAATGGATTGGTTATATACGAAACCAGTGCGATGTCCTGTGCGGCTTATCTGCATAGCAACCATTTCTTCCAAGGTGTCGCACTGGAGATCTACTATACGATTATAACGTACAACGAAATTGTTTCCACCCAAGCTGTGCTGCTTAAAAACACTAGCATTT atttgacGAACGAAGAAATTTACACGGCGTTTAGCTTGTGTGGCCCGATCGCGTATCTGCACCGGGCAGACACACGGCGGCGAACAATTGTCCGGTTTCAGTCTGCCGAGGCCGCACAGCGGGCCCTAAACGTGGAAAGAATTGCCGAAGAGGATGTTTTCGTGTCGCTGTACACAGAGG AAAACTACAACGCAACCGGTGCTCTGACTGATCTGCCTCTCAAACCGAGTGCACTTCGTAACGGCAAACAAGAACTGGTGGAAATTCTAGCAGTGATAGAAGCTCAAAGCCTAATTGAAACGACACAAAGTTTTAGCTACTACAATCCTCAACCGGAAATTTACAAAAACGAAGTGCAAGTTATGAATTTTCCTAATGAGGTAGCACTGGTTGATTTCAGGAAGCATTTCCTTTTCCACGGATTAGTAGAGCACGTTCGATACGCAAGTGTTCATGGTTTTAGTCGACAAGTGGCATATCTGAGCTTCGCTACAGGCATAGAGGCAAGACGAGCGTGTTCGATGAACCAGACTATGATGTATGGTCACAGGCTGGTGGTCTTTATGGCATGCGAGAGGCTACTGTTCAATCCCGAGTTGACAGTGCTAGTGACTAAATTGGATGATGCTGTGACAGATGAAATGATTTACGACCGAATGAATCAACACTCGCCCGTAAAATTTGTAATTCGTTTGAGGGGTAATCAGGCTGTTGTCACTTTTCACAAACAATCGGATCCGTTAGATGAAAAGCTACATTCGGCGAAACATGATTCGATTGTCCATTTGATGGCTAAATTGTACTCATTACAGCAAGCCGCCACGGTAGACGAATACCTAGAGACTCTAATGCCGGTCACGAGCGCGGAGGACGATGCATTCGAAAGCACACTTCCTGAGCCGAACAATGAGCTTGCTAAAGCTACTAGTTTCGAAGCACCATTACGAACTGTCGAAACAGGAGTCTTTAGTGCCACAACAGAGGCTGCCAAAGCACCGATTGTCGGTGCCCCTATCCCATCGCTCATTTCAAACCAACGATCCGTAGCGCCCCCACGAAACAAAGGCAATCAACAGCCTATACCCCCTTCATCATCTTGGGAAAGTGTGCCTTTCGCGATGGCTTTTTCCAATCCGTTGCTAGCACCTGCGACTATTGTCCAGCATACTCCGGGCATACTTTTACCCAATGTGATGATGTTTGCTCCACCGGAAAACACCAGCCAACAAGAGTTACCACCAATAACCCCCGCGATGCTTATGCTGATGCAAAAGGTGGAGACATTGATGCAGCACATACCGACATTCACCAACATGCCGATGACAGAACAGTTTCATCTAATTAATAGTATTGTTAATTACATCATCACCAGGCCAAACTATTTCGAAATACCGCAGGAAGCCAGATATGCCGCCCTGCTGGCTGGCCAGCATGGATTCCGGTACGCGCACGTACTGTACCGGTTCACTCGTGCTCATGCACTGCAGCTTCTCTCGTTGATCGAAGCAGACTACGTTGAAACCGTCAACAAAGCAATGGTACAAGCGGAACCGGCACCGGAAACGGTCCCACAACTGACTGATATGGAAAAAATTGGTTTAGTAGCCGCCGTAAGTGAGCAATTCCAGCAGATACCGCGCCTGGTCGAAATGAATATGACTGACAAAGTTAACTTTCTTCTGGGCGGTTTCAATGGCTTCAAATGTGCTGAATTGTTTGCACGACTAACGCCCCCGCAGCAGATAGAGCTGATAGAAAACTTGCAACTAGACTATACACCAACGGTAACAGATCCACCTGAAACAACAGCTAACGCAGCGACAAGCACCCCCGCCGCGATACAAGAAGTTATGCCACTGACAAACAACCACAAACCACCACCACCAGAACCTGTACCTCCGGTTGCTCCTGTCATAAATCCTGCTCTACCTTTTTACTCCCAACCGTGTAATAACTACCTGTACTCACAACCGCTCGAAAGGCATTCTAAAGCGGAAGTTCTTGAGCCTCGGCCCTGTCGGGTGTCGCCGGATTACAGACGGCCGCCTGTATATGACAGCAGAATGGCGCCACGACCGCGATACCCCGACCGCTATAGACAACGTTCGCCATCTAGGTCTTCCTCGGATAGCGAGTATGGGGAACCGTCTAGTCGCCATCGGCGAACCCGACGCCGTTTTACTAGGTCTAGATCGAGATCTAGATCAAGATCCCGATGTAGAGACATCTCTAGGTCCCGATCGAGAACTAGATCGCCACCGCGCTGGAGTTCCTCAGAAAGTGAGACAGGTGAATCAAGTATTCGGAACACAAAAGAGCCGCAGCCAATCG TTCTGGTCAGCCATGTGGACGTACACGTATCTAAGGAAAAACTAACCGAAAAACTCGCGCAATTCGGTCAAGTTTTGTCCATTATACCGAGTCCTAGCAGAAATGGCTGGCGGCGAAAAATCAAGCGTGTCTATGTTGAGTTCGATACGTACAATCAGGCTCTGCAAGCACTGGCCCTGCATCTGACCCTCTTTCGGGGTCATCTGCTACGGGTAAGGTTCGCCAATCAAAGACGCCGTTCGGCGCAGCAGATGTTATACGCTGTGAAGGTAACATATCTAGATCCCAGAACGGTAGAGCCTACGGTGCCACGTCATGAGCTGCGAGTTTTGGAGCGATTCCGGAAACATGGCCCCATCGTCGATCTGTACTCGCGGGATATTCTAAATTACATGGTTGTCTTCAAGCATATCACCTCGGTTACTACCGCGCTGAAAGAGGACTACATGAGACGGGATGTGAAGTGTGTTGTTACGAGAATGAGTAACGTTGATTCGAATTAA